A section of the Streptomyces sp. SCL15-4 genome encodes:
- the tkt gene encoding transketolase: protein MSTKPTTTDLEWTELDQRAVDTARVLAADAVQKVGNGHPGTAMSLAPAAYTLFQKVMRHDPADPEWVGRDRFVLSAGHSSLTLYTQLYLAGFGLELDDLKAFRTWGSKTPGHPEYGHTKGVETTTGPLGQGVANAVGMAMAARYERGLFDPEAPAGESPFDHFVYCIAGDGCLQEGIAAEASSLAGHQKLGNLVLLWDDNHISIEGDTETAVSEDTVKRYEAYGWHVQRVEAQENGDLDPAAIFAAIQEAKRVTDRPSFIAMRSIIAWPAPNAQNTEAAHGSALGDDEVAATKRVLGFDPEQSFEVADEVISHTRKALERGAEAKAEWEKSLQVWREANPERAAEFDRIGKGELPAGWEEKLPVFEPGKSVATRAASGKVLQALGAVIPELWGGSADLAGSNNTTIDKDSSFLPAGNPLPEADPYGRTIHFGIREHSMGAELNGIALHGNTRVYGGTFLVFSDYMRNAVRLSALMHLPVTFVWTHDSIGLGEDGPTHQPVEHLASLRAIPGLNIVRPADANETAIAWREILGRWTKEFGKGQPHGLALTRQGVPAYEPNEDAAKGGYVLFEADGGEPQVILIATGSEVHVAVEAREQLQADGVPTRVVSMPSVEWFEQQDQGYRDSVLPPSVKARVAVEAGIGLTWHKYVGDAGRIVSLEHFGASADGKLLFREFGFTAENVAAKARESLADAQR from the coding sequence GTGAGCACCAAGCCGACCACCACAGACCTTGAGTGGACCGAGCTGGACCAGCGGGCCGTGGACACCGCCCGTGTCCTGGCCGCAGACGCCGTACAGAAGGTCGGCAACGGCCATCCCGGTACGGCGATGAGCCTGGCCCCCGCCGCCTACACCCTCTTCCAGAAGGTGATGCGGCACGACCCGGCCGACCCGGAGTGGGTCGGGCGCGACCGCTTCGTGCTGTCCGCCGGCCACTCGTCCCTGACCCTCTACACCCAGCTCTACCTGGCCGGCTTCGGCCTGGAGCTGGACGACCTGAAGGCCTTCCGGACGTGGGGTTCGAAGACCCCGGGCCACCCGGAGTACGGGCACACCAAGGGTGTGGAGACCACCACCGGCCCGCTGGGCCAGGGTGTGGCCAACGCGGTGGGCATGGCGATGGCCGCCCGTTACGAACGCGGTCTGTTCGACCCGGAGGCGCCGGCCGGCGAGTCCCCCTTCGACCACTTCGTCTACTGCATCGCCGGTGACGGCTGCCTCCAGGAGGGCATCGCCGCCGAGGCGTCCTCGCTGGCCGGCCACCAGAAGCTGGGCAACCTGGTCCTGCTGTGGGACGACAACCACATCTCGATCGAGGGCGACACCGAGACGGCCGTCTCGGAGGACACCGTCAAGCGGTACGAGGCCTACGGCTGGCACGTGCAGCGGGTGGAGGCCCAGGAGAACGGCGACCTGGACCCGGCGGCGATCTTCGCCGCGATCCAGGAGGCCAAGCGGGTCACCGACCGGCCGTCCTTCATCGCGATGCGCTCGATCATCGCCTGGCCGGCCCCGAACGCGCAGAACACCGAGGCCGCGCACGGCTCGGCGCTGGGCGACGACGAGGTCGCGGCCACCAAGCGCGTCCTCGGCTTCGACCCGGAGCAGAGCTTCGAGGTCGCCGACGAGGTCATCTCCCACACCCGCAAGGCGCTGGAGCGCGGTGCCGAGGCGAAGGCCGAGTGGGAGAAGTCCCTCCAGGTCTGGCGCGAGGCCAACCCGGAGCGGGCCGCCGAGTTCGACCGGATCGGCAAGGGCGAGCTGCCCGCCGGCTGGGAGGAGAAGCTCCCGGTCTTCGAGCCCGGCAAGAGCGTGGCCACGCGTGCCGCGTCCGGCAAGGTGCTCCAGGCGCTCGGCGCGGTGATCCCCGAGCTGTGGGGCGGCTCCGCCGACCTCGCCGGGTCGAACAACACCACCATCGACAAGGACAGCTCGTTCCTGCCCGCGGGCAACCCGCTGCCGGAGGCCGACCCGTACGGCCGCACCATCCACTTCGGCATCCGCGAGCACTCCATGGGCGCCGAGCTGAACGGCATCGCCCTGCACGGCAACACCCGTGTCTACGGCGGCACCTTCCTCGTCTTCTCCGACTACATGCGCAACGCCGTGCGCCTGTCGGCCCTCATGCACCTGCCGGTGACGTTCGTGTGGACGCACGACTCCATCGGCCTCGGCGAGGACGGCCCCACCCACCAGCCGGTCGAGCACCTGGCCTCGCTGCGCGCCATCCCGGGCCTGAACATCGTCCGCCCGGCCGACGCCAACGAGACCGCCATCGCCTGGCGCGAGATCCTGGGCCGCTGGACCAAGGAGTTCGGCAAGGGCCAGCCGCACGGCCTCGCGCTCACCCGCCAGGGCGTGCCGGCGTACGAGCCGAACGAGGACGCGGCCAAGGGCGGCTACGTCCTGTTCGAGGCCGACGGCGGCGAGCCGCAGGTCATCCTGATCGCCACCGGTTCCGAGGTGCACGTGGCCGTGGAGGCGCGTGAGCAGCTGCAGGCCGACGGCGTTCCCACGCGTGTCGTCTCGATGCCGTCCGTCGAGTGGTTCGAGCAGCAGGACCAGGGGTACCGGGACTCCGTGCTGCCGCCGTCCGTGAAGGCCCGCGTCGCCGTGGAGGCGGGCATCGGGCTCACCTGGCACAAGTACGTGGGGGACGCCGGCCGCATCGTGTCCCTGGAGCACTTCGGTGCCTCCGCGGACGGCAAGCTGCTCTTCCGCGAGTTCGGCTTCACCGCCGAGAACGTGGCCGCCAAGGCGCGGGAATCCCTCGCCGACGCTCA
- a CDS encoding heme o synthase → MCVTAVESRPGGPSQALKALGEGALGDASQGPVHRSFGARVKAFVALTKPRIIELLLITTVPVMFLAQQGVPDLKLVLLTCLGGYLSAGGANALNMYIDRDIDALMDRTSQRPLVTGMVSPRECMAFGISLAVVSTLLFGLTVNWLSAWLSLGALLFYVVVYTMILKRRTSQNIVWGGIAGCMPVLIGWSSVTNSLSWAPVILFLVMFFWTPPHYWPLSMKVREDYARVGVPMLPVIASNKVVARQIVIYSWVMVVVSLLLTPLGYTGWFYTAVALAAGGWWLWEAHALQNRAKAEATGTKLKEMRLFHWSITYVSLLFVAVAVDPFLR, encoded by the coding sequence GTGTGCGTGACGGCCGTCGAATCCCGTCCTGGGGGTCCCTCCCAGGCCCTCAAGGCCCTGGGGGAGGGTGCACTCGGTGATGCGAGCCAGGGCCCGGTTCACCGGTCGTTCGGGGCCCGTGTCAAGGCGTTCGTGGCGCTGACCAAGCCGCGGATCATCGAGTTGCTGCTCATCACCACCGTTCCGGTGATGTTCCTGGCGCAGCAGGGTGTGCCCGACCTGAAGCTGGTCCTGCTCACCTGCCTCGGCGGCTATCTGTCGGCGGGCGGCGCCAACGCGCTCAACATGTACATCGACCGGGACATCGACGCCCTGATGGACCGCACCTCGCAGCGTCCGCTGGTGACCGGGATGGTCAGCCCGCGCGAGTGCATGGCGTTCGGCATCTCCCTGGCGGTCGTCTCGACGCTGCTGTTCGGGCTCACCGTCAACTGGCTGAGCGCCTGGCTGTCACTCGGGGCGCTCCTCTTCTACGTCGTCGTCTACACGATGATCCTCAAGCGGCGCACGTCGCAGAACATCGTGTGGGGCGGCATCGCGGGCTGCATGCCGGTGCTGATCGGCTGGTCGTCCGTCACGAACTCGCTGTCGTGGGCGCCGGTCATCCTCTTCCTCGTCATGTTCTTCTGGACTCCGCCGCACTACTGGCCGCTGTCCATGAAGGTCAGGGAGGACTACGCGCGCGTCGGCGTGCCGATGCTGCCGGTCATCGCCTCCAACAAGGTCGTCGCCCGGCAGATCGTCATCTACAGCTGGGTGATGGTCGTCGTCTCCCTGCTGCTGACGCCGCTCGGCTACACCGGCTGGTTCTACACGGCCGTCGCGCTCGCGGCGGGCGGCTGGTGGCTGTGGGAGGCGCACGCGCTGCAGAACCGTGCCAAGGCCGAGGCCACCGGCACGAAGCTGAAGGAGATGCGGCTCTTCCACTGGTCCATCACCTATGTGTCGCTGCTGTTCGTGGCGGTCGCGGTGGACCCCTTCCTGCGCTGA